agctttatgtaggctgtttgtgggcaccatttgccaatgttatagtgcaattaatgtatttttttgtgtgttgtgttggcctTGATGGCATGCATCAAAAAAGGTTTACCCCACTAAGATTTACATGTTAAAATCGCCACTGTAGCCAACGCCAATGgcaacagctagtcttactggggtccgacacataacAAAAAAATGTATGGTGGTTTgttggttggtggtggtggttttaGTGAAGTAAGTATGAGAAATAGGAATGATTGTGAATGTAGTGTTTTTAGCCATTGGTGTCCATATTCCACCTAGCTCTCCTCCCTGGGCACGCTCTCTGTGTGTTACAGCAGATCATCATTGTCTGAGTGTGTGAATGAAACCTAGTGATATTTGTCTGTGGGAAATCTGATATTGCCATCTGTTGAAGGCTGTCTTGTAGGACAGTTGTACGGAGTTCCATGTAGGCCTATGGAGATGTCTGTCTTGCAATACTGAAAATTAAAATAAAGTATTGTTGCATCCTGATATTGTCTGATTCCCATGCTCCAGTCCTTGATGTAAAGAACCTGTTATGTTTAGATTAGTCCTGAGGACCTCACATCACGTATTAATAGTCCTGGGGACCTCACCTCACGTATTAACAGTCCTGGGGACCTCACCTCACGTATTAACAGTCCTGGGGACCTCTCCTCACGTATTAATAGTCCTGGGGACCTCACCTCACGTATTAATATTCCTGGGGTCCTCACCTCACGTATTAACAGTCCTGGGGACCTCTCCTCACGTATTAATAGTCCTGGGGACCTCACCTCATGTATTAACAGTCCTGGGGACCTCACCTCACGTATTAATAGTCCTGGGGATCTCACCTCGTGTATTAATAGTCCTGAGGACCTCACCTCACGTATTAATAGTCCTGGGGACCTCACCTCATGTATTAATAGTCCTGGGGACCTCACCTCACGTATTAATAGTCCTGGGGATCTCACCTCATGTATTAATAGTCCTGAGGACCTCACCTCACGTATTAATAGTCCTGGGGACCTCACCTCGTGTATTAATAGTCCTGGGGACCTCACCTCACGTATTAATAGTCCTGGGGACCTCACCTCACGTATTAACAGTCCTGGGGACCTCACCTCACGTATTAACAGTCCTGAGGACCTCACCTCACGTATTAATAGTCCTGGAGACCTCACCTCACGTATTAACAATCCTGAAGACCTCACCTCATGTATTAATATTCCTGAGGACCTCACCTCATGTATTAAAAAGTTGTATGACTGATTGTACAAAACACTAGGaaaaacctgctctttccataacagactgaccaggtgattccAGGTGAAAGGTATGATCCTGTATTGATCAGTGTAGATAaatgggaggagacgggttaaagaaggatttttaagcctggaggcaattgagacatggattgtgtacgtgtgccattcagagggtgaacggacaagacaaaatattgaagtgcctttgaacgtggtatggtagtaggtgccaggaacactggtttgagtgtgtcaagaactgcaatgctgctgggtttttcatgctcaacagtttcctgtgtgtatcaagaatggtccaccccccaaaggacatccagccaactttattttttatttattttattttatttcacctttatttaaccaggtaggctagttgagaacaagttctcatttgcaactgcgacctggccaagataaagcatagcaattcgacacatacaacagcacagagttacacatggaataaacaaaacatacagtagaacaaaataaaacaaaaagtctatatacagtgagtgcaaatgaggtgagataaaggagtaaaggcaataaataggccatggtggcaaaataattacaaaatagcaattaaacactggaatggtagatgtgcagaagatgaatgtgcaagtagagatattggggtgcaaaggagcaagataaataaatacagtatggggatgaggtagatagatagatgggctgtttatagatgggctatgtacaggtgcagtgatctgtgagctgctctgacagctggtgcttaaagctagtgagggagatatgagtctccagcttcagagattattgcagttcgttccagtcattggcagcagagaactggaaggaaagtcgaccaaaggaggaattggctttgggggtgaccagtgagatatacctgctggagcgcgtgctacgagtgggtgctgctatggtgaccagtgagctgagataagacggggctttacctagcagagacttggagataacctgtagccagtgggtttgtcgacgagtatgaagcgagggccaaccaacgttagcgtacaggtcgcaagggtgggtagtgtatggggctttggtgacaaaacggacttgacacagctgtgggaagcgttggagtcaacgtgggccagcattcctgtgggaTGCCTTTgccaccttgtagagttcatgccctgacgaattgaggctgttttgagggcaaaagtgggtgcaactcaatattaggaaggtgttcataaCATTTTGTACCCTCTGTGTATATTTATGTAAATCCCTCACGTTACTTACAGATTTCAAAGTGATTACTTTTTAACTTtttaaatacagatcttagaaggCAACTACTTAAAAATATATTTCATTGGCTGCCTTCAAGTAATGGCAGGGCTGTACCTGGAACTCTGTGTTGaagatagaaatagaatgaatagatcaCACACAACCTCCTATACTATTCCAATCTATCTGACAGTCATATTGGATCTACACAATATATTTCTATCTCAACATTCTGTTTGTCCATTCTCCTGAATGTCCTTTGCCCCAAGTGTACATAATTAAGTTAAATGATATTTAACCAATGATATTTTGTACAGATAAGTATTAATAAGTTGAATGATCAACTACTGTTTGACCCTGTCAACATGCCACCGAAAAAAGTAAAAAGCTGCAATTAATTTTATGATGCCTGAAAATACTGCAGAGTAATTCAAAGCTGTAGTGGAAGGAGATAAGGTTGCGACTTGCAGGCACTGAGGCCCAACGTGATGACTCAATACATTGGTTGGATGGCTGACCATCTGTGGACTATCACAGGGGTCAAACACAGCTGATCTGTGGCTTTCTCCGGGGCAGGACGTTCCTACAGTACCCTGGGAGCACCGACAACGTTGGAGGTGTGAAGACTGATAAAGATTTATTTACTAAATGAATATTACTGTGTGAATGAAATGATATGTTTTATTGTACTGTAAATGCTATGGGTTATTATTATTGGGTTATTATTATTGGGTTATTATTATTTTCAGACCGTGGATAGTTCAAAGTGAAACATGGTTGCACTCCTATCATTTCAATTAAATAGATTAGACGAGAATCTGAGTGTTGGGGGGTATGTCCAtgggggagcagcacagggaggggtatgtccatgggggagcagcacagggagggggtatgtccatgggggagcagcacagggaggGGGTATGTCCAtggggagcagcacagggaggGGGTATGTCCATGGGGGAGCAGAACAGGGAGGGGGTATGTCCAtggggagcagcacagggaggggtttgtccatgggggagcagcacaggggggagcagcacagggaggggtatgtccatgggggagcagcacagggaggggtatgtccatgggggagcagcacagggaggggtatgtccatgggggagcagcacagggaggGGGTATGTCCATGGGGGAGCAGAACAGGGAGGGGTATGTCCAtgggggagcagcacagggaggggtatgtccatgggggagcagcacagggaggggtttgtccatgggggagcagcacagggaggggtatgtccatgggggagcagcacagggagagggtatgtccatgggggagcagcacagggaggggtatgtccatgggggagcagcacagggaggGGGTATGTCCATGGGGGAGCATGTCCAtggggagcagcacagggaggGGGTGTGTCCATGGGAGAATAGCACAGGGGGTGTGTCCATGGGAGAATAGCACAGGGAGGGGTGTGTCCAtgggggagcagcacagggagggggtgtgtccatgggggagcagcacagggagggggtatgtccatgggggagcagcacagggagggggtgtgtccatgggggagcagcacagggaggGGGTATGTCCACGGGGAGCAGCACAGGGAGTGGGTATGTCCACggggagcagcacagggagggggtatgtccatgggggagcagcacagggaggggtttgtccatgggggagcagcacagggaggGGGTATGTCCATGGGGAGCAGCGCAGGGAGGGGGTATGTCCATCggggagcagcacagggaggggtatgtccatgggggagcagcacagggaggGGGTATGTCCAtggggagcagcacagggaggggtatgtccatgggggagcagcacagggagggggtgtgtccatgggggagcagcacagggagggggtgtgtccatgggggagcagcacagggagAGGGTGTGTCCAtgggggagcagcacagggaggtggtatgtccatgggggagcagcacagggaggggttatctccatgggggagcagcacagggagAGGGTGTGTCCATGAGAAGAATAGCACAGGAGGGGGTGTATACATGGTGGAGTAGCGAGGGAAGGGGTGTGTCCATGAGAAGAATAGCACCGGAGGGGGTGTGTCCATGGGAGAGTAGCGCGGAAGGGGGTGTGTCCATGGGAGAATAGCACAGGAGGGGGTGTTTCCATGGGAGAAAAGCTCAGGGAGGGGGTGTGTCCATGGGAGAATAGCACAGGAGGGGGTGTTTCCATGGGAGAATAGCTCAGGGAGGGGGTGTGTCCATGGGAGAATAGCTCAGGGAGGGGTGTGTCCATGGGAGAATAGCACAAGAGGGGGTGTCCATGGGAGAATAGCACAGGGGGTGTGTCCATGGGAGAATAGCACAGGGAGGGGTGTGTCCAtgggggagcagcacagggagggggtgtgtccatgggggagcagcacagggaggGGGTGTTTCCATGGGAGAATAGCTCAGGGAGGGGTGTGTCCATGGGAGAATAGCACAGGAGGGGGTGTCCATGGGAGAACAGCACAGGGGGTGTGTCCATGGGAGAATAGCACAGGGGGGGTGTGTCCAtgggggagcagcacagggagggggtatgtccatgggggagcagcacagggaggggtatgtccatgggggagcagcacagggggggtatgtccatgggggagcagcacagggagggggtgtgtccatgggggagcagcacagggaggGGGTGTGTCCAAgggggagcagcacagggagggggtatgtccatgggggagcagcacagggaggGGGTATGTCCAtggggagcagcacagggaggGGGTATGGCCAtgggggagcagcacagggagggggtatgtccatgggggagcagcacagggaggGGGTATATCCAtgggggagcagcacagggagggggtatgtccatgggggagcagcacagggaTGGGGTGTGTCCAtgggggagcagcacagggaggggtatgtccatgggggagcagcacagggaggGGGTATGTCCATGAGGGATCAGCACAGGGAGGGGTATGTCCATGGGGGATCAGCACAGGGAGGGGGTATGTCCATGAGGGATCAGCACAGAGAGGGGGTATGTCCAtgggggagcagcacagggagAGGGTGTGTCCAtgggggagcagcacaggggGGGTATCTCCAtgggggagcagcacagggagAGGGTGTGTCCAtgggggagcagcacagggaggGGGTATCTACAtgggggagcagcacagggagAGGGTATGTCCATGGGGGGCAGCACAGGGAGGGGGTATGTCCAtgggggagcagcacaggggGGGATGTCCAGCAGCACAGGGAGGGGGTATGTCCAtgggggagcagcacagggaggGGGTATGTCCATgagggagcagcacagggaggggttatgtccatgggggagcagcacagggaggggttatctccatgggggagcagcacagggagAGGGTGTGTCCATGAGAAGAATAGCGCAGGAGGGGGTGTGTCCATGAGAAGAATAGCCCGGGAGGGGGTGTGTCCATGGTGGAGTAGCGCGGGAAGGGGTGTGTCCATGAGAAGAATAGCACCGGAGGGGTGTGTCCATGGGAGAGTAGCGCGGAAGGGGTGTGTCCATGGGAGAATAGCACAGGAGGGGGTGTTTCCATGGGAGAATAGCTCAGGGAGGGGGTGTGTCCAtgggggagcagcacagggagggggtatgtccatgggggagcagcacagggagggggtatgtccatgggggagcagcacagggagggggtatgtccatgggggagcagcacagggagggggtgtgtccatgggggagcagcacagggaggGGGTATGTCCAAgggggagcagcacagggaggggtatgtccatgggggagcagcacagggaggGGGTATGTCCATGGGGGAGGAGCAGCACAGGGAGGGGGTATGGCCAtgggggagcagcacagggagggggtgtgtccatgggggagcagcacagggaggGGGTATATCCAtgggggagcagcacagggagggggtatgtccatgggggagcagcacagggagggggtgtgtccatgggggagcagcacagggagggggtgtgtccatgggggagcagcacagggaggGGGTATGTCCATGAGGGATCAGCACAGGGAGGGGGTATGTCCATGGGGGATCAGCACAGGGAGGGGGTATGTCCATGAGGGATCAGCACAGAGAGGGGGTATGTCCAtgggggagcagcacagggagAGGTTGTGTCCAtgggggagcagcacagggaggGGTATCTCCAtgggggagcagcacagggagAGGGTGTGTCCAtggggagcagcacagggaggGGGTATCTACAtgggggagcagcacagggagagggtatgtccatgggggagcagcacagggaggGGGTATGTCCAtggggagcagcacagggaggGGGTATGTCCATgagggagcagcacagggagGGGTTTGTCCATGGGGGACCAGCACAGGGAGGGGTATGTCCAtgggggagcagcacagggaggggttatctccatgggggagcagcacagggagAGGGTGTGTCCATGAGAAGAATAGCGCAGGAGGGGTGTGTCCATGAGAAGAATAGCCCGGGAGGGGGTGTATCCATGGTGGAATAGCGCGGGAAGGGGTGTGTCCATGAGAAGAATAGCACCGGAGGGGGTGTGTCCATGGGAGAGTAGCGCGGAAGGGGGTGTGTCCATGGGAGAATAGCACAGGAGGGGTGTTTCCATGGGAGAATAGCTCAGGGGGGGTGTGTCCATGGGAGAATAGCACAAGAGGGGGTGTCCATGGGAGAATAGCACAGGGGGGTGTGTCCATGGGAGAATAGCACAGGAGGGGTGTGTCCAtgggggagcagcacagggagggggtgtgtccatgggggagcagcacagggaggGGGTATGTCCATGGGGGAGCAGCACAAGGAGGGGGTATGTCCATgagggagcagcacagggagGGGGTATGTCCATGGGGGAGCAGAACAGGGAGGGGTTATCTCCAtgggggagcagcacagggagAGGGTGTGTCCATGGGGAGCAGCAAGGGAGGGGGTATGTCCAtgggggagcagcacagggaggGGGTATGTCCATGGGGGAGCAGCGCAGGGAGGGGGGTGTGTCCATGGGAGAATAGCACAGGGAGGGGGTGTGTCCATGGGGAGCAGCGCAGGGAGGGGGTGTGTCCAtgggggagcagcacagggaggGGTATGTCCATGGGATAATAGCTCAGGGAGGGGGTGTGTCCATGGGAGAATAGCACAGGAGGGGGTGTCCATGGGAGAATAGCACAGGGGGGGGGGTGTCCATGGGAGAATAGCACAGGGGGGGTGTGTCCATGGGAGAATAGCACAGGGAGGGGGTGTGTCCATGGGAGAATAGCACAGGAGGGGTGTTTCCATGGGATAATAGCTCAGGGAGGGGGTGTGTCCATGGGAGAATAGCACAGGAGGGGGTGTTCATGGGAGAATAGCACAGGGGGTGTGTCCATGGGAGAATAGCACAGGGAGGGGGTGTGTCCATGGGGGAGCAGCGCAGGGAGGGGTGTGTCCATGGGGGAGCAGCGCAGGGAGGGGTGTGTCCAtgggggagcagcacagggagggagtatgtccatgggggagcagcacagggaggggtatgtccatgggggagcagcacagggaggGGGTATGTCCATGGGGGAGCAGCGCAGGGAGGGGTGTGTCCATGGGAGAATAGCACAGGGAGGGGGTGTGTCCATGGGGGAGCAGCGCAGGGAGGGGGTGTGTCCAtgggggagcagcacagggagggggtatgtccatgggggagcagcacagggaggGGGTGTTTCCATGGGATAATAGCTCAGGGAGGGGTGTGTCCATGGGAGAATAGCACAGGAGGGGGTGTTCATGGGAGAATAGCACAGGGGGTGTGTCCATGGGAGAATAGCACAGGGAGGGGGTGTGTCCATGGGGGAGCAGCGCAGGGAGGGGGTGTGTCCATGGGGGAGCAGCGCAGGGGGGGTGTGTCCAtgggggagcagcacagggagggagtatgtccatgggggagcagcacagggagggggtatgtccatgggggagcagcacagggaggGGTATGTCCATGGGGGAGCAGCGCAGGGAGGGGTGTGTccatgggagagggaggggtgtgtcCATGGGGGAGCAGCGCAGGGAGGGTGTGTCCAtgggggagcagcacagggagggggtatgtccatgggggagcagcacagggagggagtatgtccatgggggagcagcacagggaggggtatgtccatgggggagcagcacagggggggtatgtccatgggggagcagcacagggaggGGGTATGTCCATGGGGGAGCAGCACATGGAGGGGGTGTGTCCATGGGAGGATAGCACAGGGAGGGGGTGTGTCCATGGGAGAATAGCACAGGGAGGGTGTGTGTCCATGGGAGAATAGCACAGGGAGGGGGTGTGTCCATAGGAGAATAGCACAGGGAGGGTGTGTGTCCATGGGAGAATAGCACAGGGAGGGGGTGTGTCCACGGGAGAATAGCACAGGGAGGGGGTGTGTCCATGGGAGAATAGCACAGGGAGGGGGTGTGTCCATGGGAGAGGGGATGCAGGTAGCTGACTAATGGCTATTTATGATGGTCTGATGGTAGAAACCTTTTAACAGGttgactacatggaacaacaacaaatccaaaggaagtttgttctgaagcgTCTGTTCTATATCTGCGAGATATAGGAAGGttcagaaaaaaaaaacatatatatatatatatatatattttatgtatTTAAAAACAGATATAGTTACATacattttttcaactggtaccaGGGGACCTCCAGAAGAGTCTTGTGAGACCTGTG
The genomic region above belongs to Oncorhynchus nerka isolate Pitt River linkage group LG18, Oner_Uvic_2.0, whole genome shotgun sequence and contains:
- the LOC135561595 gene encoding uncharacterized protein LOC135561595, whose protein sequence is MDIPLPVLIPHGHTPSLCCSPMDIPLPVLLPHGHTPSLCCSPMDIPPPCAAPPWIYPLPVLLPHGHTPSLCCSPMAIPPPCAAPHGHTPSLCCSPMDIPPPCAAPPWTHPLPVLLPHGHTPSLCCSPMDIPPLCCSPMDIPLPVLLPHGHTPSLCCSPMDTPPLCYSPMDTPPVLFSHGHPLLCYSPMDTPLPELFSHGNTPSLCCSPMDTPPPCAAPPWTHPSLCYSPMDTPPVLFSHGHPLLCYSPMDTPLPELFSHGHTPSLSYSPMETPPPVLFSHGHTPSLSFSPMETPPPVLFSHGHTPFRATLPWTHPLRCYSSHGHTPSLATPPCIHPLLCYSSHGHTLSLCCSPMEITPPCAAPPWTYHLPVLLPHGHTLSLCCSPMDTPPPCAAPPWTHPLPVLLPHGHTPPCAAPHGHTPSLCCSPMDIPLPVLLPDGHTPSLRCSPWTYPLPVLLPHGQTPPCAAPPWTYPLPVLLPVDIPTPCAAPRGHTPSLCCSPMDTPPPCAAPPWTYPLPVLLPHGHTPSLCCSPMDTPLPVLFSHGHTPWYCRNVLPRRKPQISCV
- the LOC135561596 gene encoding uncharacterized protein LOC135561596, translating into MDTPPPCAILPWTHPLHVLLPHGHTPSLCCSPMDIPPLCCSPMDIPLPVLLPHGHTPSLCCSPMDIPPPCAAPPWTHPPCAAPPWTHPSLSHGHTPPCAAPPWTYPSLCCSPMDIPPPCAAPPWTYSLPVLLPHGHTPPALLPHGHTPSLRCSPMDTPPPCAILPWTHPLCYSPMNTPSCAILPWTHPSLSYYPMETPPPCAAPPWTYPLPVLLPHGHTPSLRCSPMDTPPPCAILPWTHPSLRCSPMDIPPPCAAPPWTYPSLCCSPMDILPPCAAPPWTHPSLRCSPMDTPLPALLPHGHTPSLCYSPMDTPPVLFSHEHPLLCYSPMDTPPP